The Tenrec ecaudatus isolate mTenEca1 chromosome 6, mTenEca1.hap1, whole genome shotgun sequence genome has a window encoding:
- the ACO2 gene encoding aconitate hydratase, mitochondrial has product MAPYNLLVTRLQKALGVRQYHVASVLCQRAKVAMSHFEPTEYIRYDLLEKNINIVRKRLNRPLTLSEKIVYGHLDDPVNQEIERGKTYLRLRPDRVAMQDATAQMAMLQFISSGLPKVAVPSTIHCDHLIEAQLGGDKDLRRAKDINQEVYNFLATAGAKYGVGFWRPGSGIIHQIILENYAYPGVLLIGTDSHTPNGGGLGGICIGVGGADAVDVMAGIPWELKCPKVIGVKLTGSLSGWSSPKDVILKVAGILTVKGGTGAIVEYHGPGVDSISCTGMATICNMGAEIGATTSVFPYNHRMKKYLSKTGRADIASIADEFKENLVPDPGCHYDQLVEINLNELKPHINGPFTPDLAHPVADVGKVAEKEGWPLDIRVGLIGSCTNSSYEDMGRSAAVAKQALAHGLKCKSQFTITPGSEQIRATIERDGYAQTLRDVGGIVLANACGPCIGQWDRRDIKKGEKNTIVTSYNRNFTGRNDANPETHAFVTSPEIVTAMAIAGTLKFNPETDFLTGKDGKKFKLEAPDADELPRTEFDPGQDTYQHPPKDSSGQRVDVSPTSQRLQLLEPFDKWDGKDLEDLQILIKVKGKCTTDHISAAGPWLKFRGHLDNISNNLLIGAINIENGKANSVRNAVTQEFGPVPDTARYYKKHGIRWVVVGDENYGEGSSREHAALEPRHLGGRAIITKSFARIHETNLKKQGLLPLTFVDPADYNKIHPVDKLTIQGLKDFAPGKPLICIIKHPNGTQETILLNHTFNETQIEWFRAGSALNRMKELQH; this is encoded by the exons AAAGCCCTGGGTGTGCGGCAGTACCATGTGGCCTCAGTCCTGTGCCAACGGGCCAAGGTGGCCATGAGCCACTTTGAGCCCACCGAGTACATCCGCTATGacctgctggagaagaacattaacaTCGTTCGCAAACG ACTGAACAGGCCTCTGACCCTGTCGGAGAAAATCGTGTATGGCCACCTGGACGACCCAGTCAACCAGGAGATTGAGAGGGGCAAGACGTACCTGCGGCTGCGGCCGGACCGTGTGGCCATGCAGGACGCCACGGCCCAGATGGCCATGCTGCAATTCATCAGCAGTGGGCTGCCCAAGGTGGCCGTGCCGTCCACCATCCACTGTGACCACCTGATTGAGGCCCAGCTCGGGGGTGACAAAGACCTGCGCCGAGCCAAG GACATAAACCAGGAAGTGTATAATTTCTTGGCAACTGCAGGTGCCAAGTACGGCGTGGGCTTCTGGCGGCCTGGCTCAGGAATCATCCACCAG atcATTCTGGAAAACTACGCATACCCTGGGGTTCTTCTGATCGGCACTGACTCCCACACCCCCAATGGAGGGGGTCTTGGGGGTATCTGCATTGGGGTTGGGGGTGCTGATGCAGTGGACGTCATGGCTGGGATCCCATGGGAGCTGAAGTGCCCCAAG GTGATTGGTGTGAAGCTGACCGGCTCACTCTCTGGCTGGAGCTCCCCCAAAGATGTGATCCTGAAGGTGGCAGGCATCCTCACCGTGAAGGGGGGCACAGGTGCCATCGTCGAGTACCATGGGCCCGGCGTCGACTCCATCTCCTGCACtg GCATGGCGACAATCTGCAACATGGGCGCGGAAATCGGAGCCACCACCTCCGTGTTCCCTTACAACCACAGAATGAAGAAGTACCTGAGCAAGACGGGCCGGGCAG ACATTGCCAGTATTGCCGACGAATTCAAGGAAAACCTGGTGCCTGACCCCGGCTGCCATTATGACCAGCTGGTGGAAATTAACCTCAATGAG CTGAAGCCACACATCAATGGACCCTTCACGCCCGACCTGGCCCACCCTGTGGCCGATGTGGGTAAAGTGGCCGAGAAGGAAGGGTGGCCCCTGGACATCCGAGTGG GTCTTATCGGCAGCTGCACCAACTCCAGCTACGAGGACATGGGGCGCTCAGCAGCTGTGGCCAAGCAGGCGCTGGCTCACGGGCTCAAGTGCAAGTCCCAGTTCACCATCACTCCAGGCTCTGAGCAGATCCGGGCCACCATTGAGCGGGATGGCTAC GCACAGACCCTGAGAGATGTGGGCGGTATCGTCCTGGCCAACGCCTGTGGCCCCTGCATTGGTCAGTGGGACAG gagagacatcaagaagggagagaaaaacaCTATTGTTACCTCCTACAACCGGAACTTCACTGGCCGCAACGATGCCAACCCCGAGACCCACGCCTTTGTCACGTCCCCGGAG ATTGTCACAGCCATGGCCATTGCCGGCACGCTCAAGTTCAACCCAGAGACTGACTTCCTGACAGGCAAAGacgggaagaagttcaagctggagGCCCCGGACGCAGACGAGCTTCCCCGCACG GAGTTTGACCCTGGTCAGGACACCTACCAGCACCCCCCCAAGGACAGCAGTGGACAGCGGGTGGACGTGAGCCCCACCAGCCAGCGCCTGCAGCTCCTGGAGCCTTTCGACAAGTGGGACGGCAAGGACCTGGAGGACCTGCAGATCCTCATCAAG GTCAAAGGGAAGTGCACCACTGACCACATCTCGGCCGCAGGCCCCTGGCTCAAATTCCGAGGGCACCTGGATAACATCTCCAATAACCTACTCATTGGCGCTATCAACATTGAAAATGGCAAGGCCAACTCGGTGCGCAATGCCGTCACCCAGGAGTTTGGCCCCGTCCCAGACACAGCCCGCTACTACAAG AAACATGGCATCAGGTGGGTGGTGGTCGGAGACGAGAACTACGGTGAGGGCTCGAGCCGGGAGCACGCAGCGCTGGAGCCCCGCCACCTCGGGGGCCGGGCCATCATCACCAAGAGCTTCGCCAGGATCCACG AAACCAACCtgaagaaacagggcctgctgccCCTCACCTTTGTTGACCCTGCTGACTACAACAAGATCCACCCCGTAGACAAGCTGACCATCCAGGGCCTGAAGGACTTTGCTCCCGGGAAG CCCCTGATCTGCATCATCAAACACCCCAACGGGACCCAGGAGACCATCCTTCTGAACCACACGTTCAACGAGACCCAGATCGAGTGGTTCCGGGCCGGCAGTGCGCTCAACAGGATGAAGGAGCTGCAGCACTGA
- the POLR3H gene encoding DNA-directed RNA polymerase III subunit RPC8, with amino-acid sequence MFVLVEMVDTVRIPPWQFERKLNDSIAEELNKKLANKVVYNVGLCICLFDITKLEDAYVFPGDGASHTKVHFRYVVFHPFLDEILIGTIKGCSPEGVHVSLGFFEDILIPPESLQQPAKFDEAEQVWVWEYETEEGAHDLYMDTGEEIRFRVVDESFVDTSPTGPSSAEATSSSEELPKKEAPYTLVGSISEPGLGLLSWWTSN; translated from the exons ATGTTCGTGCTGGTGGAGATGGTGGACACGGTGCGAATCCCGCCGTGGCAGTTTGAGAGGAAGCTCAACGACTCCATCGCCGAGGAGCTGAACAAGAAGTTGGCCAATAAG GTTGTGTACAACGTGGGACTCTGCATCTGTCTATTTGACATCACCAAGCTGGAGGATGCGTATGTGTTCCCGGGAGACGGCGCGTCACACACCAAAG TCCATTTCCGCTATGTGGTGTTCCACCCCTTCCTGGACGAGATCCTGATCGGCACGATTAAAGGCTGCAGCCCCGAGGGCGTGCACG tCTCCCTCGGGTTCTTCGAGGACATCCTCATTCCCCCGGAATCTCTGCAGCAGCCAGCCAAGTT TGATGAAGCAGAGCAGGTGTGGGTGTGGGAGTATGAAACAGAGGAAGGTGCCCACGACCTGTACATGGACACTGGGGAGGAGATCCGCTTCCGGGTGGTGGACGAGAGCTTTGTGGACACGTCCCCCACGGGGCCGAGCTCGGCAGAGGCCACCTCTTCCAGCGAGGAGCTTCCCAAGAAGGAGGCACCGTACACACTTGTG GGGTCCATCAGCGAGCCAGGACTGGGCCTTCTTTCCTGGTGGACCAGCAACTAG